From Centropristis striata isolate RG_2023a ecotype Rhode Island chromosome 16, C.striata_1.0, whole genome shotgun sequence, a single genomic window includes:
- the atl1 gene encoding atlastin-1 isoform X2: MAKHRKDRDSWGSLSDKNVYDWSSEEEEPDGRARPVQVLLVKDDHTFELDEAALSRILLAEEVRDREVVAISVAGAFRKGKSFLMDFMLRYMYNHASETWLGDSDEPLTGFSWRGGSERETTGIQIWSEVFLVDKPDGRKVAVLLMDTQGTFDSQSTLRDSATVFALSTMISSMQVYNISQNVQEDDLQHLQLFTEYGRLAMEETFLKPFQSMIFLVRDWSFPYEFPYGQEGGMKFLEKRLKISENQHEELQNVRKHIHSCFTNISCFLMPHPGLKVATNPHFDGRIKEIDGEFINNLKVLVPWLLSPRNIDVKEINGSEITCRGLVEYFKAYIKIYQGEELPHPKSMLQATAEANNLAAVAAAKDLYNKKMEEVCGGDRPFLAPSELQARHSVIREEALQVFRGVKKMGGEEFSRRYLQQLEGEIDEVFVQYIKHNDSKNIFHAARTPATLFVVIFVMYVAAGITGFVGVDIIASLCNMILGLALITLCTWAYIRYSGEYRELGAVIDQVAGALWDQGSTNEALYKLYNVAANHRHLYHHAFPGGPQVDEVAEEQDKKRD, from the exons ATGGCGAAACACCGCAAAGACAGAGACAGCTGGG GGTCCCTCAGTGACAAAAATGTCTACGACTGGagctcagaggaggaggagccggaCGGACGAGCCCGGCCCGTGCAGGTGCTGCTGGTCAAAGACGACCACACCTTCGAGCTGGACGAGGCGGCCCTGAGTCGCATCCTGCTGGCGGAGgaggtcagagacagagaggtggtGGCCATCTCTGTGGCCGGAGCTTTCCGCAAGGGCAAGTCCTTCCTCATGGACTTCATGCTGCGCTACATGTACAACCAT GCGTCTGAAACCTGGCTCGGCGATTCAGATGAGCCTCTGACCGGCTTCTCCTGGAGGGGGGGCTCAGAGAGGGAGACCACCGGGATCCAGATCTGGAGCGAGGTCTTCCTGGTGGACAAGCCAGACGGAAGAAAG GTGGCTGTGCTGCTAATGGACACACAGGGCACGTTTGACAGCCAGTCGACACTGAGGGATTCAGCCACTGTGTTTGCACTGAGCACCATGATCAGCTCCATGCAG GTTTACAACATCTCTCAGAATGTACAAGAGGACGACCTTCAGCATTTGCAG ctctTCACAGAGTACGGCAGACTAGCGATGGAGGAGACTTTCCTCAAACCGTTCCAG tCCATGATCTTCCTGGTTCGAGACTGGAGCTTTCCATACGAGTTTCCCTACGGACAGGAGGGAGGCATGAAGTTCCTGGAGAAGAGACTGAAG ATCTCAGAGAACCAGCACGAAGAGCTGCAGAACGTGCGTAAACACATCCACTCCTGCTTCACCAACATCTCCTGTTTCCTGATGCCTCACCCCGGCCTCAAGGTGGCCACCAACCCACACTTTGACGGAAGaataaaag AGATCGACGGCGAGTTCATAAACAACCTGAAGGTTTTGGTCCCGTGGCTCCTCAGTCCTCGTAACATCGACGTGAAGGAGATCAACGGCAGCGAAATCACCTGCAGAGGCCTGGTGGAGTACTTCAAG GCATACATTAAGATTTACCAAGGTGAGGAGCTGCCACATCCAAAGTCCATGCTGCAG GCGACAGCAGAGGCCAATAATTTGGCAGCAGTTGCAGCTGCAAAGGATCTATACAACAAGAAAATGGAGGAG GTCTGCGGGGGGGACCGGCCCTTCCTGGCCCCCAGCGAGCTGCAGGCCCGGCACAGCGTCATCAGAGAGGAGGCCCTGCAGGTGTTCCGGGGCGTGAAGAAGATGGGAGGCGAGGAGTTCAGCCGCCGctacctgcagcagctggagggaGAGATCGACGAGGTGTTTGTCCAGTACATCAAGCACAATGACTCCAAGAACATTTTCCACGCAGCCCGCACGCCGGCCACCCTGTTCGTGGTCATCTTTGTCATGTACGTGGCTGCGGGGATCACGGGCTTTGTGGGCGTGGACATCATTGCCAGCTTGTGTAACATGATCCTGGGTCTGGCACTGATCACTCTCTGCACCTGGGCCTACATCCGTTACTCCGGGGAGTACCGGGAACTCGGCGCCGTCATCGACCAGGTGGCAGGTGCACTGTGGGACCAG GGGAGCACAAATGAG GCTCTCTACAAGCTGTACAATGtagcagccaatcacaggcaCCTGTACCACCACGCCTTCCCCGGCGGACCGCAGGTGGACGAGGTTGCGGAGGAGCAGGACAAGAAGAGGGACTGA
- the atl1 gene encoding atlastin-1 isoform X1, which translates to MAKHRKDRDSWGEWSLSDKNVYDWSSEEEEPDGRARPVQVLLVKDDHTFELDEAALSRILLAEEVRDREVVAISVAGAFRKGKSFLMDFMLRYMYNHASETWLGDSDEPLTGFSWRGGSERETTGIQIWSEVFLVDKPDGRKVAVLLMDTQGTFDSQSTLRDSATVFALSTMISSMQVYNISQNVQEDDLQHLQLFTEYGRLAMEETFLKPFQSMIFLVRDWSFPYEFPYGQEGGMKFLEKRLKISENQHEELQNVRKHIHSCFTNISCFLMPHPGLKVATNPHFDGRIKEIDGEFINNLKVLVPWLLSPRNIDVKEINGSEITCRGLVEYFKAYIKIYQGEELPHPKSMLQATAEANNLAAVAAAKDLYNKKMEEVCGGDRPFLAPSELQARHSVIREEALQVFRGVKKMGGEEFSRRYLQQLEGEIDEVFVQYIKHNDSKNIFHAARTPATLFVVIFVMYVAAGITGFVGVDIIASLCNMILGLALITLCTWAYIRYSGEYRELGAVIDQVAGALWDQGSTNEALYKLYNVAANHRHLYHHAFPGGPQVDEVAEEQDKKRD; encoded by the exons ATGGCGAAACACCGCAAAGACAGAGACAGCTGGGGTGAGT GGTCCCTCAGTGACAAAAATGTCTACGACTGGagctcagaggaggaggagccggaCGGACGAGCCCGGCCCGTGCAGGTGCTGCTGGTCAAAGACGACCACACCTTCGAGCTGGACGAGGCGGCCCTGAGTCGCATCCTGCTGGCGGAGgaggtcagagacagagaggtggtGGCCATCTCTGTGGCCGGAGCTTTCCGCAAGGGCAAGTCCTTCCTCATGGACTTCATGCTGCGCTACATGTACAACCAT GCGTCTGAAACCTGGCTCGGCGATTCAGATGAGCCTCTGACCGGCTTCTCCTGGAGGGGGGGCTCAGAGAGGGAGACCACCGGGATCCAGATCTGGAGCGAGGTCTTCCTGGTGGACAAGCCAGACGGAAGAAAG GTGGCTGTGCTGCTAATGGACACACAGGGCACGTTTGACAGCCAGTCGACACTGAGGGATTCAGCCACTGTGTTTGCACTGAGCACCATGATCAGCTCCATGCAG GTTTACAACATCTCTCAGAATGTACAAGAGGACGACCTTCAGCATTTGCAG ctctTCACAGAGTACGGCAGACTAGCGATGGAGGAGACTTTCCTCAAACCGTTCCAG tCCATGATCTTCCTGGTTCGAGACTGGAGCTTTCCATACGAGTTTCCCTACGGACAGGAGGGAGGCATGAAGTTCCTGGAGAAGAGACTGAAG ATCTCAGAGAACCAGCACGAAGAGCTGCAGAACGTGCGTAAACACATCCACTCCTGCTTCACCAACATCTCCTGTTTCCTGATGCCTCACCCCGGCCTCAAGGTGGCCACCAACCCACACTTTGACGGAAGaataaaag AGATCGACGGCGAGTTCATAAACAACCTGAAGGTTTTGGTCCCGTGGCTCCTCAGTCCTCGTAACATCGACGTGAAGGAGATCAACGGCAGCGAAATCACCTGCAGAGGCCTGGTGGAGTACTTCAAG GCATACATTAAGATTTACCAAGGTGAGGAGCTGCCACATCCAAAGTCCATGCTGCAG GCGACAGCAGAGGCCAATAATTTGGCAGCAGTTGCAGCTGCAAAGGATCTATACAACAAGAAAATGGAGGAG GTCTGCGGGGGGGACCGGCCCTTCCTGGCCCCCAGCGAGCTGCAGGCCCGGCACAGCGTCATCAGAGAGGAGGCCCTGCAGGTGTTCCGGGGCGTGAAGAAGATGGGAGGCGAGGAGTTCAGCCGCCGctacctgcagcagctggagggaGAGATCGACGAGGTGTTTGTCCAGTACATCAAGCACAATGACTCCAAGAACATTTTCCACGCAGCCCGCACGCCGGCCACCCTGTTCGTGGTCATCTTTGTCATGTACGTGGCTGCGGGGATCACGGGCTTTGTGGGCGTGGACATCATTGCCAGCTTGTGTAACATGATCCTGGGTCTGGCACTGATCACTCTCTGCACCTGGGCCTACATCCGTTACTCCGGGGAGTACCGGGAACTCGGCGCCGTCATCGACCAGGTGGCAGGTGCACTGTGGGACCAG GGGAGCACAAATGAG GCTCTCTACAAGCTGTACAATGtagcagccaatcacaggcaCCTGTACCACCACGCCTTCCCCGGCGGACCGCAGGTGGACGAGGTTGCGGAGGAGCAGGACAAGAAGAGGGACTGA